Proteins from a genomic interval of Rhizobium leguminosarum:
- the hutC gene encoding histidine utilization repressor — MKRSGEMKRELAENDSTPLYAGVKQVILDRIHSGEWPPKYRVPSENELVVELGVSKMTANRALRELANEGELIRIQGVGSFVAERKGYSALFEVRNIAEEIAERGHVHEASVIVLAQETASPEIADALELPIGAAVFHSLIVHSENGVPVQIEDRFVHPEAAPEYLAQDFTTLTPNAYLTAAAPLSGSEHVVEAAMPQAWECKLLTIMKTEPCLTIRRRTWSAKQVVSTARLVYPGHRYRLEARSGKMFEE; from the coding sequence ATGAAGCGTTCCGGCGAGATGAAGCGCGAACTGGCGGAAAATGACAGCACGCCGCTTTATGCCGGCGTCAAGCAAGTGATCCTCGACCGCATTCACAGCGGCGAGTGGCCGCCGAAATACCGCGTGCCCTCGGAAAACGAGTTGGTCGTCGAACTTGGCGTCAGCAAGATGACTGCCAACCGGGCGCTGCGCGAACTTGCCAACGAGGGCGAACTCATCCGCATCCAGGGCGTCGGCTCCTTCGTCGCCGAGCGCAAGGGCTATTCGGCGCTGTTCGAGGTCCGCAACATCGCCGAGGAAATCGCCGAACGCGGCCATGTCCACGAGGCCTCCGTCATCGTCCTCGCCCAGGAAACCGCCTCTCCCGAGATTGCCGACGCGCTGGAACTGCCGATTGGTGCCGCGGTTTTCCACTCGCTGATCGTCCACAGCGAAAATGGCGTTCCGGTGCAGATCGAGGATCGTTTCGTCCATCCGGAGGCCGCTCCCGAATATCTCGCCCAGGATTTCACCACGCTGACGCCGAACGCCTATCTGACCGCTGCGGCCCCGCTCAGCGGCTCCGAGCACGTCGTCGAGGCGGCGATGCCGCAGGCCTGGGAATGCAAGCTCTTGACCATCATGAAGACCGAACCCTGCCTGACGATCCGCCGGCGCACTTGGTCTGCAAAGCAGGTGGTCTCGACCGCCCGCCTCGTCTATCCCGGCCATCGCTACCGGCTCGAAGCCCGCAGCGGCAAGATGTTCGAGGAGTGA
- the hutC gene encoding histidine utilization repressor, which translates to MNQSRDPTLHQRILSDIEGRIVSGDWPPGHRIPFEVDLATQYDCSRMTVNKVLTQLAKAGLIERRKKSGSFVTQPQAQSAILEIHDIKAEVQSLNLPYSYAVSKKASRKAKADDSRRLELPVASSVVEVVCIHNAGMRPFCLEERLISLATVPEAADADFLTMAPGPWLLNQVPWSTAEHRIHAVSAGAELAAALDIPRHTACLVVERRTWSNAGPVTHVRFTYPGDRHALVARFTPASQ; encoded by the coding sequence ATGAACCAAAGCAGGGATCCCACCTTGCATCAGCGTATCCTGAGCGACATCGAGGGCCGTATCGTCTCGGGCGATTGGCCGCCGGGGCACCGCATTCCCTTCGAGGTCGATCTCGCCACGCAGTATGACTGCTCGCGCATGACCGTGAACAAGGTGCTGACCCAGCTTGCCAAGGCTGGCCTCATCGAGCGCCGCAAGAAATCCGGCAGCTTCGTCACCCAGCCGCAGGCGCAATCGGCCATTCTCGAAATCCACGACATCAAGGCCGAGGTGCAGTCGCTGAACCTGCCCTATTCCTATGCGGTTTCGAAGAAGGCGAGCCGCAAGGCCAAGGCGGATGACAGCCGCCGGCTGGAGCTGCCTGTGGCGTCCTCGGTCGTCGAGGTGGTCTGTATCCACAATGCCGGCATGCGCCCCTTCTGTCTGGAGGAGCGGCTGATCAGTCTTGCGACGGTTCCTGAAGCCGCCGATGCCGACTTCCTGACGATGGCACCGGGGCCGTGGCTGCTCAACCAGGTGCCGTGGAGCACGGCCGAACACCGGATCCATGCCGTCTCAGCTGGTGCCGAGCTGGCCGCGGCTCTCGATATACCACGCCATACCGCCTGCCTCGTCGTCGAACGCCGCACCTGGAGCAATGCCGGCCCAGTGACGCATGTGCGCTTCACCTATCCCGGTGATCGTCACGCGCTGGTGGCGCGTTTCACGCCGGCATCCCAATAA
- a CDS encoding formimidoylglutamate deiminase: MTTLHAGTALTPQGWQKDVRLTLEAGRIARIDIGAAPEPGDERHALLVPAMANVHSHAFQRAMAGLAEVRGPANDSFWSWRTVMYKFALAMTPDHVEAVAAKLYTEMLEAGFSRVGEFHYLHHDRDGSAYANIAELAERIGAASEETGIGLTLLPVFYAHSGFGGGAPIDGQRRFINSLESFERLMEGCRAVTGRLDGAELGLAPHSLRAATPDELTRLVSMAGDGPIHIHVAEQVKEVEDCIAWSGARPVQWLLDHAPVDERWCLIHATHMTEDETRRMAKSGAVAGLCPITEANLGDGAFAAPLFLEEGGRYGIGSDSNVLISVPEELRQLEYSQRLALRARNVVAAPGGSTALSLFSQALAGGGAALKAPTGLAEGHHADIVSLDTTAVPYLTGDQILDHWLFAGGVSVDCAWARGRKQVEGGRHLRRDAIDRRFLAAMGELLAA, from the coding sequence ATGACCACACTTCATGCAGGCACGGCGCTGACGCCGCAGGGCTGGCAGAAAGATGTGCGGCTGACACTTGAGGCCGGACGTATTGCGCGGATCGACATCGGCGCTGCTCCCGAGCCCGGCGACGAACGCCACGCTCTCCTCGTTCCCGCCATGGCGAACGTGCACAGCCATGCCTTCCAGCGGGCGATGGCCGGCCTTGCCGAAGTACGCGGCCCGGCAAATGACAGCTTCTGGAGCTGGCGCACTGTCATGTACAAGTTTGCCCTGGCGATGACGCCGGATCACGTCGAAGCGGTCGCCGCCAAGCTTTATACGGAGATGCTGGAGGCCGGTTTTTCCCGCGTCGGCGAGTTTCACTATCTCCACCACGACAGGGATGGCAGCGCTTACGCCAATATCGCCGAGCTTGCCGAACGCATCGGCGCGGCAAGCGAAGAGACCGGCATCGGCCTGACGCTGCTGCCGGTCTTCTACGCTCATTCCGGCTTCGGCGGTGGCGCGCCCATCGACGGCCAGCGGCGCTTCATCAATTCGCTCGAAAGCTTCGAAAGGCTGATGGAGGGATGTCGGGCGGTGACCGGCCGGCTCGATGGCGCCGAGCTCGGGCTGGCGCCGCACAGTCTGCGGGCCGCGACACCGGACGAGCTCACAAGGCTCGTGTCGATGGCGGGCGACGGTCCCATCCATATCCATGTCGCCGAGCAGGTGAAGGAGGTCGAGGACTGCATCGCCTGGTCCGGGGCGCGGCCTGTGCAATGGCTGCTCGATCACGCGCCTGTGGATGAGCGCTGGTGCCTGATCCATGCGACGCACATGACCGAGGACGAAACGCGGCGGATGGCGAAAAGCGGCGCGGTGGCCGGCCTCTGCCCGATCACCGAAGCCAATCTCGGCGACGGCGCCTTTGCCGCGCCGCTTTTCCTCGAAGAGGGCGGGCGTTATGGCATCGGTTCGGATTCCAACGTGCTGATCTCCGTGCCGGAGGAACTGCGTCAGCTCGAATATTCGCAGCGCCTGGCGCTTCGCGCCCGCAACGTCGTCGCAGCACCCGGCGGTTCGACGGCGCTTTCGCTATTCAGCCAAGCGCTTGCCGGCGGCGGTGCCGCACTGAAAGCACCAACAGGTCTCGCTGAGGGGCATCATGCCGATATCGTTTCGCTCGATACGACGGCCGTTCCTTATCTCACGGGTGACCAGATCCTCGATCACTGGCTGTTTGCAGGCGGCGTTTCCGTCGATTGTGCCTGGGCGCGCGGCCGCAAGCAGGTGGAGGGCGGACGCCATCTCAGGCGCGACGCCATCGACCGGCGTTTCCTCGCGGCGATGGGCGAGTTGCTGGCCGCCTGA
- the hutI gene encoding imidazolonepropionase: protein MTGNIFSEEVSSAEARPVLWRNARLATLAPGKEGLGIVEKGAVLTENGRIAFAGAESDLPASAIEHSDIVDLESRWVTPGLVDCHTHIVHGGNRAREFEMRLAGATYEEVARAGGGIVSSVKATNALSVEELVAQALPRLDTLLAEGVTTIEVKSGYGLNRTGEVKMLQSARLLGHIRPVRVATSYLGAHATPVEYKGRNGDYLDNVVLPGLDDMHGLGLADAVDGFCEGIAFSTTEIARVFDKAKALGLPVKLHAEQLSNLGGARLAASYGALSADHLEYLDEDGVAAMAAAGTVAVLLPGAFYAIHEKQKPPVEALRRAGVPIAIATDCNPGTSPLTSMLLTMNMSATLFGLTVEECIAGATREGARALGLLDKTGTLEPGKSADLAIWNIESLAELVYRIGFNPLHARVFKGERNGR from the coding sequence ATGACCGGGAACATTTTCTCAGAGGAAGTCTCGTCCGCAGAAGCCCGTCCAGTGCTTTGGCGCAATGCGCGGCTGGCCACGCTGGCGCCTGGTAAAGAAGGGCTCGGCATCGTCGAAAAGGGCGCCGTGCTCACCGAAAACGGCCGCATCGCCTTTGCCGGTGCCGAAAGCGACCTGCCGGCATCGGCCATCGAACATTCCGACATCGTCGATCTCGAAAGCCGGTGGGTAACGCCCGGTCTCGTCGATTGCCACACCCATATCGTTCACGGCGGCAACCGCGCCCGCGAGTTCGAAATGCGCCTGGCAGGCGCGACTTATGAGGAGGTCGCCCGCGCCGGCGGCGGCATCGTTTCCTCGGTGAAGGCGACCAATGCGCTGTCGGTCGAGGAGCTTGTCGCCCAGGCTCTGCCGCGGCTCGACACGCTGCTTGCCGAAGGTGTCACGACGATCGAGGTCAAGTCCGGTTACGGGCTGAACCGGACCGGCGAAGTGAAGATGCTGCAGAGCGCCCGCCTGCTCGGCCATATCCGTCCGGTCCGCGTCGCCACCAGCTATCTCGGCGCCCATGCGACGCCCGTGGAATATAAGGGTCGCAACGGCGACTATCTCGATAATGTCGTGCTGCCCGGTCTCGACGACATGCATGGCCTCGGTCTTGCCGATGCCGTCGACGGTTTCTGCGAGGGCATCGCTTTTTCGACCACCGAGATCGCCCGCGTTTTCGACAAGGCCAAAGCGCTCGGCCTGCCAGTCAAGCTGCATGCCGAGCAGCTCTCCAATCTTGGCGGCGCCAGGCTCGCCGCATCCTATGGCGCACTGTCGGCTGATCACCTCGAATATCTCGACGAAGATGGCGTTGCGGCGATGGCCGCAGCCGGCACCGTCGCCGTGCTGCTGCCCGGCGCCTTCTACGCCATCCATGAGAAGCAGAAGCCGCCGGTGGAGGCGTTGCGGCGGGCAGGCGTGCCGATCGCGATCGCCACCGATTGCAATCCCGGTACCTCGCCGCTCACCTCGATGTTGCTCACCATGAACATGTCGGCCACACTTTTTGGCCTCACCGTCGAGGAATGCATCGCCGGCGCCACCCGCGAAGGCGCCCGCGCGCTCGGCCTGCTCGACAAGACGGGAACGCTCGAACCTGGCAAATCTGCGGATCTCGCTATCTGGAATATCGAAAGCCTTGCCGAGCTCGTCTACCGCATCGGCTTCAATCCGCTTCACGCGCGCGTCTTCAAAGGCGAAAGGAACGGCCGATGA
- the hutH gene encoding histidine ammonia-lyase, protein MTITLHPGSVSLKDLETIYWTGVPARLDPAFDAGIAKAAARIAEIAAGNAPVYGINTGFGKLASIKIDSADVTTLQRNLILSHCCGVGAPLPDNIVRLIMALKLVSLGRGASGVRLELVRLIEGMLEKGVIPLIPEKGSVGASGDLAPLAHMAAVMMGEAEAFFAGERLPGAQALERAGLKPVVLAAKEGLALINGTQTSTALALAGLFRAHRAAQAALITGAMSTDAAMGSSAPFHPDIHTLRGHKGQIDTAAALRALLENSIIRQSHIEGDERVQDPYCIRCQPQVDGACLDLLRSVARTLEIEANAVTDNPLVLSDNSVVSGGNFHAEPVAFAADQIALAVCEIGAISQRRIALLVDPTLSYGLPAFLAKKPGLNSGLMIAEVTSAALMSENKQMSHPASVDSTPTSANQEDHVSMACHGARRLLGMTENLFGIIGIEALTAAQGVELRAPLSTSPELAKAIATIRTKVPSLDVDRYMANDLTAAAELVATGTLNASVSNGILPILEG, encoded by the coding sequence ATGACTATCACGCTCCACCCGGGCTCCGTCTCGCTCAAGGATCTCGAAACCATCTACTGGACCGGCGTGCCGGCAAGGCTCGATCCCGCCTTCGATGCCGGGATCGCCAAGGCCGCTGCCCGCATCGCCGAGATCGCCGCCGGCAATGCGCCGGTCTACGGCATCAATACCGGCTTCGGCAAACTCGCCTCGATCAAGATCGACAGCGCCGATGTGACCACCTTGCAGCGCAATCTTATCCTGTCGCATTGCTGCGGCGTCGGCGCGCCACTGCCCGACAACATCGTGCGGCTGATCATGGCGCTGAAGCTGGTCTCGCTCGGGCGCGGCGCCTCCGGCGTGCGGCTGGAGCTGGTGCGGCTGATCGAAGGCATGCTGGAAAAGGGCGTCATTCCGCTGATCCCGGAAAAGGGCTCGGTCGGCGCCTCCGGCGATCTGGCGCCGCTTGCCCATATGGCGGCGGTAATGATGGGCGAGGCAGAAGCCTTCTTCGCCGGCGAACGCCTCCCGGGCGCGCAAGCCCTCGAAAGGGCCGGCCTCAAACCAGTGGTGCTCGCCGCCAAGGAGGGCCTGGCGCTGATCAACGGCACCCAGACCTCGACGGCGCTGGCGCTTGCCGGCCTCTTTCGCGCCCATCGTGCCGCACAAGCGGCGCTGATCACCGGCGCCATGTCCACCGATGCCGCCATGGGGTCTTCGGCGCCCTTTCATCCGGATATTCACACATTGCGTGGCCATAAGGGCCAGATCGACACGGCAGCCGCGCTTCGCGCCCTGCTTGAAAACTCCATCATTCGCCAGAGCCACATCGAGGGGGACGAGCGTGTGCAGGATCCCTATTGCATTCGCTGCCAGCCGCAGGTCGACGGCGCCTGCCTCGATCTGCTGCGCTCGGTCGCCCGCACGCTTGAGATCGAAGCCAACGCGGTCACCGACAATCCGCTGGTGCTCTCGGACAATTCCGTCGTTTCCGGCGGCAATTTCCACGCCGAACCCGTCGCCTTCGCCGCCGACCAGATCGCGCTCGCCGTCTGCGAGATCGGCGCGATTTCGCAGCGCCGCATCGCGCTGTTGGTCGATCCGACCCTCTCTTACGGCCTGCCGGCCTTCCTCGCCAAGAAGCCGGGCCTGAACTCCGGCCTGATGATCGCCGAGGTCACTTCGGCGGCGCTGATGTCGGAGAACAAGCAGATGTCGCACCCCGCCTCGGTCGATTCGACGCCGACATCGGCCAACCAGGAAGACCATGTCTCCATGGCCTGCCACGGCGCCCGTCGCCTGCTCGGCATGACCGAAAACCTGTTCGGCATCATCGGCATCGAGGCGCTGACCGCCGCCCAAGGCGTCGAACTGCGCGCGCCGCTATCGACGAGCCCGGAACTCGCCAAGGCGATCGCCACGATCCGCACCAAAGTGCCGAGCCTCGACGTCGACCGCTATATGGCAAACGACCTCACCGCCGCCGCCGAACTGGTGGCGACCGGCACGCTGAACGCCTCGGTTTCGAATGGCATTCTGCCGATTTTGGAGGGTTGA
- the hutG gene encoding N-formylglutamate deformylase, with translation MSAPAFEIRQGTSPVILGFPHTGTDVPAEIADRLNDNGRILADTDWHIHHLYDGLLDNVTTVRATFHRYVIDANRDPQGVSLYPGQNTTGLIPQTDFDGKAIWKDGQGPDEADIAARLRDFHAPYHAALAAEIERVRAIHGVAILYDCHSIRSHIPFLFEGKLPDFNIGTDMGKTCDSAIEQATLTVVEAAEGYDGVLNGRFKGGWTTRHYGRPDTGVHAIQMELAQSTHLQTEAAPFAYDAAKADRLRVHLKNILVRIEQIAPGLKR, from the coding sequence ATGAGCGCACCCGCCTTCGAAATTCGCCAAGGCACCTCCCCCGTCATCCTCGGTTTCCCCCATACCGGCACCGACGTGCCGGCTGAGATCGCCGATCGTCTCAACGACAATGGCCGCATCCTCGCCGACACCGACTGGCACATCCACCACCTCTATGACGGCCTACTCGACAACGTCACGACAGTGCGCGCCACCTTCCACCGCTACGTCATCGACGCCAACCGCGATCCCCAGGGCGTCAGCCTCTATCCCGGCCAGAACACCACCGGCCTCATTCCCCAGACGGACTTCGACGGCAAGGCGATCTGGAAGGATGGGCAAGGACCTGATGAAGCCGATATCGCGGCGCGGCTGCGCGACTTTCATGCCCCCTATCATGCTGCCCTTGCCGCCGAGATCGAGCGCGTGAGAGCAATCCATGGCGTCGCAATCCTCTACGACTGCCACTCGATCCGCTCCCACATTCCCTTCCTCTTCGAAGGCAAGCTGCCGGATTTCAATATCGGCACAGACATGGGCAAGACGTGCGACAGCGCGATCGAGCAGGCGACGCTCACCGTCGTCGAAGCCGCCGAAGGCTACGACGGCGTGCTCAACGGTCGCTTCAAGGGCGGCTGGACGACCCGCCACTATGGTCGGCCCGACACTGGTGTGCACGCGATCCAGATGGAGCTCGCGCAATCGACGCATCTCCAAACCGAGGCGGCCCCCTTCGCCTACGACGCCGCCAAGGCGGACAGACTTCGCGTTCATCTCAAAAACATTCTT